TAAGTCAAAAGCTTCCTTAACCTCTGATTTTTGATCCTCTGTCAATTCACGCCTCTTTCTAAATGTATGTGTGTTGGTATTTAGCGGAGAAAGACGATTAGAGGTTACAACAGGCCTTTTTAACATGTTGTTAGTGAAATAAacatgtataaaaataatttagaagATTTAGTACAAAAGGtaacaaaatattacaaCATTAGACAAAAAAATACTAAATACAGAGCACACAACATCAAAGTTGTGTGGGTTTACACAAGAGGAATAATTATTAGTTCTCCGTTCCTTAACTTTTTCTTCTGTAATTTTTGCAGGAAAATTTCATAATCAACAGTGATATATCAATTGGTAATGGTCTGAGTAAATTTTTACTTGACTATctagtaaataaattaatccTTAACACATACAACGCACTCACATCGCAAgcatttaaaaattataagcAATCTACAGATAAACCACTACACACTGTATTAAAAAGGCCTACAGGCATATAGAAACATAGATTAACCAAGTTacagataaaataattacactGCGTCGTTAAATATCGACTTTTTAATTAAGAACCGACACAGATCCAGATCATTGTTGTAGCTTAGCTTCAAATTGAACTGATGTCCATTTGCGACGACGACATTGACAAACTGTGACTCCAAAATGCTAGAATCGTCCGTAAAGTACTTGTGCAGCATCGGCTCGTAAATCAAGGAATCCATCACATTGTCGTAGGCATCTTTGATCAACTTGTACTTAAACGCCTGGGGAGTCTGAACAACATAAGTTTTGGACCTGTCGAGGGTCTTGGAGACGATTTTATCGTCCACCAACTTTATGGTGTCAGCTGGCCTGTAAGCAGGGATGCAAGCTCCGTATTTGACAGTGTTTTTAATCAAAAGATCCAGATCGATTAGTTTAATGAGAGGTCGAGCTCCGTCATGAATTAAAACAAGATGATCGTCTTTGGTGTGATCCTCCAAGTGCCTGAGAGCATTATATGCGGAATTACAGCGTTCAGGTCCAGATTctacaaatttaataaacttgTACCGAGCTTCCTCGTCATTTTCTATGTCCTTTAAGtccaaaataaaatttttagagCTGAAATCGTACGCGAATGTGTGAATTTTACCGAAGGGATAGTTGTCTATCAGATCCACAGAGTATCCGGGAACGTCCATTTTTTCACCATAATTAGCAATAAATTCACGAGATTTGACTATCATTTCAACGATTTTGGAAAACCATGGCGGTTTGGAAGAGATAATAATTTCAGAAACACTAGGGTTGTGAATGAGTTCGGAGAGAGAGTAAACAAACAGTGGTACGTTATATATGTGGATAAACTGCTTCGATTTCGGCACCCCTTCGGGAATATAGTATTTTCCCTGGGGGTACTCTGAAAAATCATAGTTGAATCGGTTGCCAGACCCACCGCACAGCAGGATGGCCGTGGCTTTAACTTTGCCACTGTCTGAGtatgtgtttaatttaacattagAAATTCCTGTGGGATCAGATATATGACTACTATATTTGtgctcttcagctccaAAACGTAAAGATTCCTCGAGAATATGCGATTTTGATTTCCTCCTAGTTCTTGAGGGGTCGGATTCCTTGTCTATACTTAAACAacaaacattaaaattagtgtaACATTTAGAGAGTAggtataaaattgaaattatacatatgtgtGAAACTAAACCTGAGAGAACAGTCATGAATAATTACTTATTATGCTGGTTGGTAAAAAGAGAtgaaaaaaacattaaactCAATTGTTACTTGTATCATAGcaaatgaaaattaaaatatttaataattacaaaaacTTGAAGTTATAGAAAgctaaatatttataatatatgccaaatattattaaacCGATATGGGGAGATGTTGTTTACgaaattaatgtaaaacgtttacacattttataaataaacagcTCAATTGATgacatttaatatttccAATAACTCTGAGTAATAATATTTGGTGTGTGTCCGTGAAAAACAATTAAGTTACTGCGGACATCATGGAGGAGAGAATGATTAAACAGTAAATTAGCAGTCTATTTGCCAGACACATTCAAACTAACAGTGTAAACAACTTAAGAAACAcagtaatatataaatgtgtatcatAAAAATCCACaaattttttcaataatAACTGTTGTATATGTAACATTAAGAATGAATTCaaaatttgtaaactactcaatttttatattgatatttaaaataagcaACGTTTTGTCTCTGTATCAGACAAACATGTCAAATTTGAGGGAGTTGTCCTcagaaatatttaaaaatataggcAATGTAATCATAGACGCCTATGATACGCCGGGCACCGTTTACATAAAACAGCTTTTTAACCACACCGTCAATCACGGTCTCAACAACTGTAGACAGTGCTACACGCACATTTTTAACATGGAATATCCCAGGATGTTATCATCGCAACTATTTGTAAAGCCGCAACACTCAATAAAGCTATATCGATTTGCACTAAATAAGCGCAAACAAGccaaaaaaaataaacataagaCCAAAGCACATCACACTAATTATGCCACAGCTGCCAAAAGCtacagttatttaaaatggaagGCAACTGATCAGTCGGAAAAGCTACAGCAGTACCTGCTAAACTTTGAAAACAGCCAGTACTTTGGGGAAATAGAGATAGGGACGCCACCAAAGAGCTTTGTCGTCGTAcgcaaatacacatatattacacataataGCAGATTATACTAATTGCAGATAGTTACAAGAAATGTTGTTACTACAGCTACCAACGGGaataataatgatttaGGTATTTGATACTGGATCAAGTCAACTATGGGTTCCGTCCAAACTATGCGTCaagttaacaaataattaaaataaattattggAATTTATTTGCTAAACGTAACTGCGTAATTAACAATATGTTCAGTGAAAAATCCAATGGGTGTAACAGGCATAGGTTATTCGACTTTTCGAAATCCTCAACCTATCAGCCAATGATGAAAGGGGATGAGATATTGAGCGAATACATACGTTACGGAACAGGAGAATGCGGTATTGAATATGTACTTTCCTGTAACATAAAACTATTAATTGATAACATGATTAATGTGACTTATTAGTGTTGACACTGGGATTTGACAACGTGAAAATAGGATCGCTGTAAGCATGAGATCATTAATTAATGTCACATAGAAACGTTAAACACCAATCAATTGGACTCTCAGTGCTGGAAAGTGAGCATCCGTTTGGAGACTTGCCGTTCGACGGACTAGTGGGACTGGGATTCCCAGACTCGGAGTTGAACGACTCAAAGCAAATGACTCCAATATTTGATTCAATAAAAGATCAGGTATGCCTGTAAGGATTACATGACGGTTTAGAAAGTTCTAAAAAGAAACCTGATAGCATTTTACATGTCAAAGGACGTGAAGCAGTAAGTTGGAATACACACTGTTATTTGGCGACGAATTGTTGAATACTTGGTAATGTGGTCTTCAGGCCTGGCTTACTGTCATTTGGAAGCATAGACCCGAAGTACGTCCTACCAGGACATAAACCATGGTGGTTTCCAGTAGTCAAAACAGGTAAGATTGGCCGAAACCATTAGCTAGATGTGCATAACATTGGTTGGacattaatattagttaGATGAGATTAATAGTAGCTAggtacaaataatataagtACTAGtggtaaatattaactgcACCAATTAGACTACTGGGAAATTGAAGTGGATTCGCTATTTGTCGATGGAAAAAAGGTGCCATTTGATAAGAAGTACCACGCAGCAGTGGATACGGGAAGCAGCCTAATCTCAGGACCCTCGGAAATAGTAATACCGCTcctggaaaaaatagacGTAAAGGAAGATTGCTCAAACATAAAGGAGCTGCCAAGAATATCGTTTGTGTTCACAGACGTGATGGGAAGGAAAGTTAAGTTTGACCTGGACCCGGAAGACTATGTGCTCCAGGACGAAGTGGAAAAGGTATGCGCAATGGGAATACTGCCAATGGACCTTCCGGAGACGAGGAAGCCACTGTTCGTAATTGGAGCGAACTTCATAAGAAGGTACCTGGCGATATTCGACAGAGACCAGATGGTAGTGGGACTAGTGCCGGCGTCGCACCCGGAAGATAACGCAAAGGAGCAGTCaggattaaaaaataaattcgGAGGAATAGACGGTAGGCAAATAGTTAACTAGACTATGTTAAAAGGTTACTAACAGACGTGATAGATGGTATTAATAATAACGCAGATCGACAAGAAACAATGAATTACGTGTACGCGGGAGTGATTATACTAATACTGCTGCTATCGATAGGATACTTTGTAATAAATACGTATCCGCCACCAACAGAATAagaaatgtataaataaaatttaatgtgtacgagtataaattaatacaaGTCAGTAGCaaatctaaaaaataaataagatataaaaaaatatttaaaaaataagtattgGTGGGTGAGATTCCACTAACAtgagaataaaatacaagtaAGTTAAAATTGGGTGGGGGACACATGAGAAACGAAACTAGtatttaagttttaaataaaatgagtgGAAGGCTGATCAGCATTACAAGAACGTTGCGGTCGTCACTGACCACAAATAACTGGCACAATCTTGGCAAATTCGCCACCGGCGGAAACGCTCAACAAGAAATACACTGGAATAGCCTTAAAGCAAATGATTCCAACGTGACAAACGTGATAGAAAACACTAAGAAGGAATTAGAGACGCTGGACTGGGCGAAGTGGGAGGAAAGAATATCACACAAAAACATACTGAGCCACATGAAGAGCACGTACACAAGCACTATGAAAACGCTGGACAGAGCGTTGTCAGACAAAGGAGAACCGCcgtacctgaaggaggGGTGGGAAACATACGAGGAAGTTAAGCAAGTGTGCTCGGAAGCGACGAAGGCGGCGGACAAGATAATATCGGACGGAATCAAGGCGCTGTGGATATCGCAGCACAATCCACCAACATGGAAGGTGGACACTAACGAGGTGAGAGATAGACACCTATGGATAAAAGTAGATAGGTAAAAGTAGACATTGTGAGCACGGAAGAGTGTATACGTAGAGCACAgattaaatgtgtatgtagCATAGAACTCATAGTAGATAATAAAGGATATGTTAgaataactaaaataataactgTAGTGGCTTGAGAGTGACCAGTACTGGCAAGCGTTCGTGGAGAAGCACGCAATGTATTCGCAATCAGGAACAAGTAACGACCCAGAGTCACCATCGGAGATAGAGGTAATAGAagataaatagaataattacacactaatggttaatagataaatagatagatatatataaaataacaaatcgactaaataaaatagagataaaacaataagtaaatattaaattgatcaagtcaaataaacatataaaccaataacataaataataaattggctaaaacaaataaacaaataaatattaaattgacCAAgtcaaaaaacaaataaataaaaacaaaaacataaaaatatgtaggctgttaaaaataagtggAATCTAAACATGTTCAAATTTAACGAAAGAACAGATACGCCAATGCTCTACGACTATATGCATCATAACCCATCCTGGGAGTACTACGACATAAACAGAAAACAGTTCTTTGAACACATGGAATACTTCCTGCTGAGAACAGGAGAAGATTTTAGGAACTTCCCAGACGTGCCAAAATGGAAATGGCTAACACACATTGAGGATATGAGATTTAAGCAGTTTACAGTGGAAATGTCAAGAAAACATAAGAAACAAATCGAAAAATTGAGCAGATATGAAAAGACGGATTTAGGACCAGAAGAACACGAaagtgaagaggaagttaaTATGCAGCTGTTATTAGGAGAAAAGAATGACACTGAGAAGGTGTTAGCAAGACTATTAGGAGGATACGGGTTCCTAGTGGATCCATTGGTGCCAATACAGAACCTATTTCAACTTAGTTACGTACTGTCGAAGGACAATTACAGCGCACACAAGAAGACGAAGGTGTATAGCCTGGGAGATGACGTGCCGTACTTGTACGTGTTGCCGCACGGAGACGGAGTCAGTGAAGTGGCAGATCGAGTGACGAGCACAGATGGTGCAAGCGAGGCAGTCACGACGACAGCCAGGGCAAGTAGCGTAGACAAGGGGCCAATGTACAGCTTGTACAGCCTCATGGACTACCTAAACTTGAGTAACGTAAAGGTTAACCCGAGTTACGCAACAAGGCTGCAACTTAAGTGCCAAGTAATGCACGAGAGAGGGCCGAATTGGTAAGTAACGACAGATATTAAGCAttagaattaaaattagataATTAAGTAGAAACAACCACAGATAGTGCCACCGGCTTTAGAAAATTGTAGATATTACAATTTTCTAAAGCCGCTAACACTATGCACGTAGGCTGAAACTGCAAAACGAAAACACCGGTGAAGCATTTTTGAGAAGGCTTAGGTACGACGAGCCACTTAAGCCAATGTTCGAAGAGTACCtaaaggagctgaaggaaaaACTTAGAAACGCAAAAGAAGTGCCAGAGTCAGAATGGAGTAGATCACTACAGAGAATAGAAACATTAAACAATGATCTAGAAAGTGAATTAAGTAAagcagaaggaggaagtAGCAGTCAAGAAGAAGTGGGTGGAGTAACACCGGGGAAAGTTAGAGTGGAAGGAGTGGAGTTGAAGCACCTGGCTGAAACGAACAACATAGTAGTGAAGGACAAAGAAGGAAACAGAATTAACACGAGTGTATTAATAGGAAACTAGAGtaaataacacaaataatataataaaaacataaatatataaacagtaaataataaacaagtaaaCAGAGgaatatgaatataattagtaaatataaggtataatataataaaaagatgattaaagtaaatatttatgaatGAAACtaagtaataaataaatatagtaaTAATTAAGTAGATATAGAAGATTACACACAGCCCactaaaagtaaaaagtaaataattagaataaaaataatgtaaaatagatggagataaagaaaaaaaaggaaTGAATGGAAGTAttcacatatttaaaaagagtAAATAACATAGAAACACTTAATAAATtggtaataaaaatagaatcaTATACACCAACATTGTTGAAATACATAGCACTGAAAacaatcaattttaaaaataaaaaggataaaaaagaaaaaaataaagaaaaggaagtggaaagaatagtaaaagtaatagaaaatgaagtaaataaagaaaataagaagGAATGGTTACCATCAGAAGTAGTGTCAATgatgaatttattttcaaacacacaaagagaaataaaaaaagaaactAGAGAGTTTATAGAAAGAAAAATAGAAACAATGAGAAACTATAACATGTACGACATAGCACAAGTgctaaaaacaaaaaagaGAATAAAAGTGAGAGTGAACGTTGAAGAAATGAAGAAATATGTAGAAAAAAACATAGAAACAATGTTAAAGGAAGCATCAATAGTAAACATATACTCAATGTTAAACGAATTATCAGTAAACGGAGTAAAATTGAGCAACAGAGTGATGAAGAAAATAGTAGAGCACatagaagaggaaggaagGGAGCTAGAGTTTAAAGAATTGacaaacacatataattcACTAAGTAGACACGTTCAAGTGGGTACTGAGAAGATGAATATAGGAGAAGATGAGGAGAATGCGGTAGAAAAGGTGGAAAACATGATTGAAACGCTGTATAACAAAGTACTAGAGCATATGGAGGAGGGAAAAGATGATTTCGAAGGAATAGTGGACGTATTAGACGGAACAGTTAATATAATGAAGATGTGGAGCATGAATAAAGGTGAAAACAGAGAAAGAAGGCAGAATGGGTCAACATCAGAAGGAAGGAGCGCTGGGCAAGTTGAGGACCACAGCAacgagcagctgctgaGAAGATGCGAAGCGCTGATAGAGAGGCTGAAGCAGGGCTTCAACAGCAGTCTGGAGCCGAAACTAGTAAGAATACTGTTGAGGAACGTAGTCGCACTGAGGTACAACGACGAGGAACTCATGGAAATGATAGTAGcacattataaaaacacGCACGAAAAGTGGAGTTTACAAGGTAattggaaaataaatagagaGGAAGAGCAGATAGAATAGAGTATagatatacacatatatgtacagaattgataaaaattaatatttaggtAACATAGATCTCCTTAACGCAATAACACACTTTAAAATGGGAAAAAATGGTGTACTTTTTaaagaatttaaaattgaaaaatggatagagtgtgtaaaaaaatataaacaaataatgaAAGAAAATCATATGAatcaaatatatgtaaatttagCAATATATAAAGGAATAGGCAAAGAAGAAGTAATGGATTTCATAATAAGAACAGGATTAGTGGGAGAAAAAGAATTATGGACAGGAATGAtgataagtaaaatagatgATGAGTGTAAATTAGAAAAATTATCACTGGAGTCGCTGAATGTGTTAAACGCAATTAGAGTAAAGGTGGAGCCGGAAAATATAGTAAGTGAGGATGAACCAAATGTtggaaaaataatagaaaagttaaaatataaaaaaaataacaatttaaactttGTAAActtttgtaattttaattttgtgtAAAAGTATCTGTGTTGATAGtcattaaaaataaaataggcGTAcactttataaataataaaaacagtaactaaaataaatgaaaccagtaactaaaatataaaataaaaataaaacaaattgaatgaaaaaataagtaaacaTGGATCAAATCAACTTTAACGAGGAGCGGATGAAAGTAGGAAACAAGGTACAGaacttaaaaaataaaaacacgtAGAACGCAGAAGATGAGGAAATAAAGAGAcagtaaataatagatattAACAAGGGGAGGAAtccataaaaataaataggaaCATGATGGAGGCGAGGAGGATAACGCTGAGGTCAATACTGACCGTGGAGGCGCAGGAGAGACGTAAGTTGCCACAAAAGAAGATAGTCGCTGTAAAAATAACGTACAGTGAACAGAATATCGAGCGTGAAGCCGGAAAAGGCGACCTTGATCGAGAATTACGTGCTCCAGGTGGGTGAAGAGGCGAATAAAAACTAACAGAAGTACTCGAGGACGCCAACGAAAATATCAGACGAGCAGCTAAAGCAACTGATAGAGGTACGGTAGGATATTAGTAGGAAATAGTGAAGAGAGGCCAGAGAACAAAGCCAATTGCTTAAATAGGCAGTTGAATAGATAAAGAGGCCACTAGATAGTTATAAGTATGGCATATATTAATCAATATAGTGTTTATGGCAATTAGATAGATAATGTGTTGATATATAAACAGGCCATCACGAAATCGCAAGCTAACACATCAACAATAAGAGTAAGTGGAATCAGAGATAAACTGGATCAGATTcaaaggaaaaaatgggACAGTGATGAAGAATACTGATGAATGTAAAAAAAAAGTGAATacaaataatgtaataacATTTGGTGTGTGCTCATGCTAAAATAGATGAATATATATGGTGTATAGGGTATGGGTGATAATGAAGTCAAGGTAAAGTAAACGGatcaaattataataaaactaaaaaataaaaaaaataaatttgtgtaaattaaaaaggtcaaaataaaaaaatgatcAAAACGTGAAcaagtaaaaaaattaaaaaagtaaataaaagtataaaataaatccaCAATTCAATATAAAAACGGTATTAAAGAGTaggtgtatgtgtatagactaaaaaaaagtaaaaaaatcGAACAACAGAGTCTAGAATCCAAGATGGGGAGAACCAAAAACAGTTCCCCATTcataaatcaatatttgttcagatatttgtttttacgGAGAGAACTCTAAGGAAATTTATACAGTTTTATTGTAACAATAACCAACAAAACAAAACAAAAAcctgataaataaatataagtcaATTACCTGACAAAccaattaattaaaattaaacttatgcaatttgaaaatttaatccaaattatattagaaaaaattgtataattaaaacaacaaaagctaaatatatatagtatCAATACGTTAACAAAAATTCGATAAAGATGGAAGTTGACTACCTCAACCTAGATCCTCGCGAAGAGGCCAAGAAGCATAAGTTGAAGAGACTTGTGCAGGGGCCGAATTCATTCTTCATGGATGTTAGATGCCCTGGATGCCTAACGATAACGACAATATTCAGCCACGCACAAACAGCAGTCATCTGTGGAAGGTACGTCAATACACAGAATGCATAGAATATTCTCTAGTCGTTAAgtagtatatataatagCGATGCTACGTCGCTAATATTAGATAGGTATTCAGCCTAGAAGCAGCCGAATGGGCGATTTTGCAAACGGTTGTTGGGCattgaataaatagtaaactAATCACTGTTTAGCTGCAATATCGTCTTGTCCGAGCCCACAGGAGGCAGATGCAAGTTGACCAAGGGATGCTCATTCCGTAAAAAGGT
The sequence above is a segment of the Theileria orientalis strain Shintoku DNA, chromosome 3, complete genome genome. Coding sequences within it:
- a CDS encoding 2-C-methyl-D-erythritol 4-phosphate cytidylyltransferase; the protein is MTVLSDKESDPSRTRRKSKSHILEESLRFGAEEHKYSSHISDPTGISNVKLNTYSDSGKVKATAILLCGGSGNRFNYDFSEYPQGKYYIPEGVPKSKQFIHIYNVPLFVYSLSELIHNPSVSEIIISSKPPWFSKIVEMIVKSREFIANYGEKMDVPGYSVDLIDNYPFGKIHTFAYDFSSKNFILDLKDIENDEEARYKFIKFVESGPERCNSAYNALRHLEDHTKDDHLVLIHDGARPLIKLIDLDLLIKNTVKYGACIPAYRPADTIKLVDDKIVSKTLDRSKTYVVQTPQAFKYKLIKDAYDNVMDSLIYEPMLHKYFTDDSSILESQFVNVVVANGHQFNLKLSYNNDLDLCRFLIKKSIFNDAV
- a CDS encoding 40S ribosomal protein S27 — encoded protein: MEVDYLNLDPREEAKKHKLKRLVQGPNSFFMDVRCPGCLTITTIFSHAQTAVICGSCNIVLSEPTGGRCKLTKGCSFRKKVE
- a CDS encoding aspartyl protease precursor, whose translation is MSNLRELSSEIFKNIGNVIIDAYDTPGTVYIKQLFNHTVNHGLNNCRQCYTHIFNMEYPRMLSSQLFVKPQHSIKLYRFALNKRKQAKKNKHKTKAHHTNYATAAKSYSYLKWKATDQSEKLQQYLLNFENSQYFGEIEIGTPPKSFVVVFDTGSSQLWVPSKLCVNEKSNGCNRHRLFDFSKSSTYQPMMKGDEILSEYIRYGTGECVLTLGFDNVKIGSLNVKHQSIGLSVLESEHPFGDLPFDGLVGLGFPDSELNDSKQMTPIFDSIKDQKVLKRNLIAFYMSKDVKQPGLLSFGSIDPKYVLPGHKPWWFPVVKTDYWEIEVDSLFVDGKKVPFDKKYHAAVDTGSSLISGPSEIVIPLLEKIDVKEDCSNIKELPRISFVFTDVMGRKVKFDLDPEDYVLQDEVEKVCAMGILPMDLPETRKPLFVIGANFIRRYLAIFDRDQMVVGLVPASHPEDNAKEQSGLKNKFGGIDDYVKRLLTDVIDGINNNADRQETMNYVYAGVIILILLLSIGYFVINTYPPPTE
- a CDS encoding uncharacterized protein (DNA-binding TFAR19-related protein family protein) — translated: MDQINFNEERMKVGNKNAEDEEIKRQNMMEARRITLRSILTVEAQERLNRISSVKPEKATLIENYVLQKYSRTPTKISDEQLKQLIEAITKSQANTSTIRIQRKKWDSDEEY